The Limanda limanda chromosome 13, fLimLim1.1, whole genome shotgun sequence region AGGTTTGTCCAGGACGAGGTGAAGTCAAGCGGCCCCGACGCCTTCAACCATTGAGCCGATCCTGCTccttcttcgtcttcctctgcttcctgacacGTAGCCCGTTCTGTCTTCCGGTTTGAGGAACAATAAAGTTGTGAAGTTGAAAGACGAGTGACGCAGAAAGCTCCACGCCGGCTGAGCGTAGAAACACAACACATAGACAGGAGCCCTAGAGGGGAACACAGCTGGTTATACATCTATAAGCAACTATTTCTATATTAACATTCTATtcctatatttattatttagaattaatttacatttttttataggTATATCTAAATTTTAGATATATGtgttgtttggttttttttagaactttattgaagagaaacacaaacattccttgacaacatcacaaattatatatgacagactgattagtgaaaaataataaagaaataaggaaatcaccataacaagcatatttgaatatttgcactactgcacaaattgaacattcatctgtaaagatatatatttagatctatatattttattttctatttaaaatttttgatattctatttcattgctattctattttattctattttattctattttatactatttctatttttattttattttttgcgtttgaaattactgagcattgcttaaagagagtgtgtgacccaagcatttcattgacagtgactacttcatgttatctctgttcatttgacaataaaaaatcttgaatcttgaaataagtggacagttaagacattccatcgtaccacaggattcccctcagttagagaggtatcctgcaataggtagccacctcctcacaaaaacatcagaccttaattgtaattgagcagttagatatatatgttttattttaaattaaatattgaacatttaatattattttattcgaTATATTGCGcttgtaatattctgagcattgctacaagagagcctgtgacccgaGAATTTCATTGCCAGCCACtacttaatgtaattgttgtgcatatgataataaactcttgaatcttgacaAGACTATAGAAAGTTATGTATCCACAGTTTTCTCAAGCTGTCCCAACACTTTGTCTATTTACAGGCAGTTCTGGAGCTTTCAGTCAATATTCAAGAAGATTTATTATCATTCCAAAACATGTGCATGAGGGAATGATTTGAAGACTAAGCTGGGACTGTGATCATAGGTGAACCTGCTGGTGCTTATTGGACAATGCACGGTGGAGTTAAATaatatttcctgtttcattcgGTTCTCAGGCCCTGATAATAACATTCTAAACTCAAAAACAAGGCCAAATacaagagatgtgtgtgtgtgtgttatgggaGCGCCTTGAAAAACTTCACTGAAAATGTCAATATTGAATTGTTTAATCTACTGTTAGCatattttacatgtttacataaAACCTCATCAGCAAAATGTAGGACAGGGAAAGTTAAGACTAAATTTCAAATGGAGTGAAACTGAATAATTCATTACAGCACAAGTACCTGAAAACATTTACTTCTTTATATTCTTTACACTCACATCCACTGACAATAATTCACAACAGAATTGAATTtgatatatatatcattttattttatatatttacaaaacCAAGTCAAATAACAGGCTGAATTAGTGAACCGTTGCTTTGGGGATTGTTTGTGTCAGCCCTGAGAGTTGAATAGGTCACcctacccccccacacacacacctcttcatgatgaaaacaacagcagccccaccccccccccgtttgATGTACAGTATATCACTCATCAGTGCACGGCTGGCTGAATCCTTTCACAGTAGTTCCCCCTTTTATTATTCAGTTATTGACAAGCTGATGGTCCTGTGTGTTCTCGACTTCTCTGTAGTGACACCGGTAAACTTTTGTCCTCTGGTGAAAAGCGAACTCTGGACTGAACAAACCCACCAGCCACAGCTGCAACGTGCCAACAGGCTGTCGATGCCCTTAACAGTGCATCTGCATAAATTATAGACATGAGCATTCGATCTTTATAACCAAGCCAGTCAGTTTTTCAGCAAAAATCATTCTTCAACTGTATGTGGAGGGAACAGAGGACATGCACAGTGGTGGTAAACACTCCTGAACACCACCCTTCGTGTTTCTCTTTCCTATCAGGGACCCCGTACCAAAGAAAACCCCACTCTGCACATTAAAAACACTGGGAAACACGAGGGAAGCACTTTGCACGGTAACTCTACACTATAATCATCACTGTAACCACAGCAAAGGCATCCGggaatcaacatgtcaatcattTCAAACCAATACCTGGAAATGGGGACTAATATTCAGAGGGTTGTTAAATTAGTCGGCTGAAAGTGCTGCAAACTTCTCATGGGGGGTTCGATCCTCTCTGGCCATTTTAGTTCTTTAAATAATTAACaaatatacattattttttaCGCACTTCATCACATGTTAATAAATCGTTAACTCGTTAATTCAAATCCTGCAGAGCCTGAAGAGAGATTAAAGTGTGTTACCcagttaaattaaatatcaataaatGCTGACTTACTTTGTGTAAACCTATGACGGTAAATTCCCACTACTTAAAAACTATCATCTGAAGTGCACCTCTGAATGGATTCACTTTTTCTATGCCACTAAATTAATAAGTTAAAGTCATTCTGCAAAGGCACAGCTTATACTCGCGAGGTGGTTTGATCGTTTTTACCAGAGTTTAAACTGTTTGTAAGAACTATATAGAAAGACAGGCAGTggtatttagtttttaaaggaACGCAGTTAAAATGCACTATGAAGGAAATGATGCAACCGATGAAGAGCTAATGCGGAGATGTTCAAATGTTCTCAGTTGTGTGGTCCTTGAgaagaaagtgtgtttgtgagcagcGTTGGTTCTCGTGTCTCCTCCGGATGTTGCTGCGATCCACACACCTTCTACTGGAGGGAGCAGAGTCGACAGTCGGGTCACACTCCTGCCTGACCTTTGTGTTACACTCGGTCATCCCTTCTTCgttgctgacacacacacacagactgacccTTTGGCACCAGTGCTTCTGATGGACGGCACCACCACCTCTTCACATGATGGAGCACTGCTCGGCCGCCCCGGCCCCGGCTACTCCGGGGAGGACGAGTGACTCCATGTCAAAGTTAAATCCGGGAGGCTGGaggggaaaaggaagaggaagaacacatTCATGTCTTAATATACATTGTTATCATACAATACAATGAAGtcatacaaacaaaacacatgcactgTTAGTGTTGACCTAGAGAAGAGGAAACTCACCGCATCACCTGCCAGTTCCTTGGGTGGTTGGCCCAGGTCTTGcagctttaaataaacaaatgtatattaTCTATGATGCATTTTAAAGTCCATTCAAAATAGGTTAAGATTAGTAAAACAGATTGTTAGCCATGCCAACCCCTTTTAATAAAGGCATCTTCATCATGCAAGTCATTTATCTGTTACTATAATGGTCAAATGCAGATTCACAATGTAAATATTCAAGAAGAATATGGCTAAAGACCTAGACACAGATTTAAATTCTCTTCTCTACCTTTTGCATCATGTCCATGATGCTCTCAAACGATCCATCTTTatcctccaccccctcctcctccttctcaaaCCGCTTGCAGATCTCTCCCATAATCTTGGCCTGCTGATCATAGCGCTGGTAGTCCTCTGCACTGAGGCTCGGCTTGTTGGCTTCCAGCCACTCTGGGTACTGTGAGGTTGAGAGGaagttaaaacaaacactgacagggACACAAAGGAACTGGTAACTGCTGTTGACATGAAGGATCACCTTGGTGGTGATCTCTTTGAGAGATGGATAAAGCACATCCTTAGAGAGGAGATTCTGCATGATGGACTGCATGATGGGCAGAATGTTCCCGTCTTCACTGCCTCCTTCGTTACTCTCTTCCAATCCAAGGCCTTCCAGAGCTTTGACAAGATCGTCTCCGGCCAGTCCTGATGACTACAagtaaacaaatacaacatggttggaaaatgtataaaattatGACGCTGAAAAGTTTTGAAACAATTCTGATTCGACCCACCTGCAGGTTGTCTGCATTTTTGGCCAGGCCACGGAGGGTGTCTTTAAGACAAGAGGTGAATTCTTGTTGGGAGGCCGTGTCAACACctacacaaaatacacaggcaacaTTGAGGCAATGTACTGTAAGTAGGAGACATATAAAAAACCTCAAAATCAATTCAAACAGAAGACCTTACCAACTTTGCCTGCAGCCTCGGACAGTTTGTGgaagtgctgcagcagctcgggCTCCTCCTGGGCCAGCTCACTCATGGCCTTCTCCCACTCATCCTTAGCTTGAGACGCCATT contains the following coding sequences:
- the pex19 gene encoding peroxisomal biogenesis factor 19, which encodes MASGAGESPAGHDPELDELLDSALDDFDKTPPPPAPEPAAAASSAKDAAEKPPLLEDCKLFETLFEGEMASQAKDEWEKAMSELAQEEPELLQHFHKLSEAAGKVGVDTASQQEFTSCLKDTLRGLAKNADNLQSSGLAGDDLVKALEGLGLEESNEGGSEDGNILPIMQSIMQNLLSKDVLYPSLKEITTKYPEWLEANKPSLSAEDYQRYDQQAKIMGEICKRFEKEEEGVEDKDGSFESIMDMMQKLQDLGQPPKELAGDAPPGFNFDMESLVLPGVAGAGAAEQCSIM